In Mycoplasmopsis californica, one genomic interval encodes:
- a CDS encoding 23S rRNA (pseudouridine(1915)-N(3))-methyltransferase RlmH encodes MKKIRIISVGTLSPEFKKLFQHYEQRITHFYSINCVETKEFSEEKNIETKKLKETNLVLSKIPKNSTIILCSLRGKLYSSVEISEFIKLNDDITFIIGGSDGLCEELINSKYKISFSNMTFPHQLFRIMLAEQIYRSATIIANKKYHK; translated from the coding sequence ATGAAAAAAATTAGGATAATTTCTGTTGGAACACTATCGCCCGAATTTAAGAAATTATTTCAACACTATGAACAACGAATTACTCATTTTTACTCAATAAATTGTGTTGAAACAAAAGAATTTAGCGAAGAAAAAAATATCGAAACTAAAAAACTAAAAGAAACTAATTTAGTTTTATCTAAAATACCTAAAAATTCTACAATTATTTTGTGTAGTCTCCGAGGCAAATTGTACAGTTCGGTTGAAATAAGCGAATTTATCAAACTAAACGATGACATAACATTTATCATTGGCGGTTCAGACGGGCTGTGCGAAGAGCTAATAAATTCAAAATATAAAATTTCATTTTCCAATATGACCTTCCCTCATCAATTATTCCGAATTATGTTAGCTGAACAAATTTACCGTAGTGCAACAATCATAGCGAATAAAAAATACCATAAATAA
- a CDS encoding tRNA (cytidine(34)-2'-O)-methyltransferase translates to MLNIVLYQPEICPNTGNIIRTCYALGAKLHIIKPLGFELLPTKLSRPAAGKLLSDIQHEIHASYSDFAKKYSDKNIFYITRYGLKSYNEPDFQHYAKTDGEIWVMFGRESTGIDKNILSTNIKNCLRIPMVSAMRSMNLANCVSIIGFEIMRQLNFDGLNFFETQKGKHFLENPNE, encoded by the coding sequence ATGTTAAATATTGTATTATACCAACCAGAAATTTGTCCAAATACAGGAAATATAATCAGAACTTGTTATGCTTTAGGTGCTAAACTACACATTATAAAACCACTAGGTTTTGAACTATTACCTACTAAACTTTCACGCCCTGCGGCAGGTAAACTTTTAAGTGATATTCAGCACGAAATACATGCTTCGTACTCAGATTTTGCTAAAAAATACAGCGATAAGAATATATTTTACATAACCCGTTACGGCTTAAAAAGTTATAATGAACCTGACTTTCAACACTACGCCAAAACTGATGGTGAAATATGAGTAATGTTTGGTCGTGAGTCAACAGGGATTGATAAAAATATACTAAGCACAAATATTAAAAACTGCCTAAGAATTCCGATGGTCTCAGCAATGCGCTCAATGAATCTGGCTAATTGTGTAAGTATAATAGGGTTTGAAATTATGAGACAATTAAACTTTGATGGATTAAATTTTTTTGAGACTCAAAAAGGAAAACATTTTTTGGAGAATCCAAATGAATAA
- the ylqF gene encoding ribosome biogenesis GTPase YlqF, protein MKISDKHKNLINWYPGHMAKGMREIKQNANLADIFIIVLDARCPISSYNEDFDSIAPQKPRLFIITKSDMMDLNKKSMIQARFKGSTLLWLDLRKQSSRSVIIKQMQKIMNPKILKDKEKGLLNTKIKAFVVGVPNAGKSTLINLIIQKKSLKVANYPGVTKAKQWVSVDNFYFMDTPGILIPKQDNQQAATKLAMIGSIETKIFPIMFLAYSFLDIIHQYYPEKFLDHFNIDISIYDKLTEVDKHNIFNLIALNKNFKLNNKPDLSKVYKYFLNWTRELKNVTYD, encoded by the coding sequence ATGAAAATATCAGACAAACATAAAAATTTAATCAATTGATACCCAGGCCATATGGCAAAAGGTATGCGGGAAATTAAACAAAATGCAAATCTTGCTGATATTTTCATCATTGTTCTTGATGCTCGGTGCCCAATAAGTAGTTACAATGAGGATTTTGACTCAATTGCTCCACAAAAACCAAGGCTATTTATAATAACTAAATCTGATATGATGGATTTAAACAAAAAAAGCATGATTCAAGCTCGCTTTAAAGGTTCGACTTTGCTTTGACTTGATCTAAGGAAGCAAAGTTCTCGTTCAGTAATTATTAAACAAATGCAAAAAATAATGAATCCTAAAATTTTAAAAGATAAAGAAAAAGGTTTATTAAATACAAAAATTAAGGCTTTTGTTGTTGGTGTGCCAAATGCAGGTAAAAGTACATTAATAAACTTAATTATTCAAAAAAAATCACTAAAAGTAGCAAATTATCCGGGAGTTACAAAAGCGAAACAATGAGTTTCAGTTGATAATTTTTACTTTATGGATACACCAGGAATATTAATACCAAAACAGGATAACCAACAAGCCGCAACAAAACTTGCAATGATAGGTTCAATCGAGACTAAAATATTTCCAATAATGTTTTTAGCATATAGCTTTCTGGATATTATTCACCAATATTACCCAGAGAAATTTCTTGACCATTTCAATATTGATATCAGTATATACGATAAATTAACAGAGGTCGATAAACACAATATATTTAACTTAATTGCATTAAATAAAAACTTTAAACTAAACAATAAACCCGATTTATCCAAAGTTTATAAATACTTTTTAAATTGAACACGCGAATTAAAAAATGTCACTTACGACTAA
- the mnmG gene encoding tRNA uridine-5-carboxymethylaminomethyl(34) synthesis enzyme MnmG: protein MNNKYYDAIVVGGGHAGLEAAFALAHQKHKTLLISFNKNKLGMMPCNPSIGGPAKGIITREIDALGGMQGLWADMATIQLKMLNQSKGPAVWALRAQIDKEKYSKIAAEFVEKEEYLDLLEAGVEELIVEDNTYKGVVIDTGEKLYSKVVVITTGTYMASKILRGSEAISSGPDNEKTTSTLSNSLKKHGFNLQRLKTGTPPRIWSNSIDYNEVQQEVLEDINLSFSSRSSVITPKQIACHLTYTTPQTHELINKNLHKSAMYSGLIEGIGPRYCPSIEDKIVKFASKERHQIFFEPETADGTITYVNGLSTSLPIDVQKELIKTIPGLKNAKVQKWAYAIEYDAIDPLQLHPSLETKIIKNLFTAGQINGTSGYEEAAGQGLIAGINAGLKIIAKEPIVILRNHGYLGVLIDDLVTKGTKEPYRMLTSRAEYRLLLRNDNADIRLAEYGLYAGTISQKQYDEVIEKYKLIDDEIERLHSTYLSGKSEIAHKYKIYDGVTMLKVLSRPDVDPDDIIPDFKYKRELTIMVRLHGYIEKQKTDASKMVRLENLKIPVNIDYENIKNIATEARQKLSKIRPQTIGQASRISGINPADIQMLMFHIESNKNEKN from the coding sequence ATGAATAATAAATATTATGATGCAATCGTTGTGGGGGGTGGACATGCGGGTTTAGAAGCCGCATTCGCTTTAGCACATCAAAAACACAAAACACTGTTAATTTCATTCAATAAAAACAAATTGGGTATGATGCCTTGCAATCCGTCAATTGGTGGTCCGGCAAAAGGTATTATTACTCGGGAAATAGATGCACTCGGCGGAATGCAAGGACTTTGAGCTGATATGGCAACCATTCAACTGAAAATGCTAAATCAATCAAAAGGTCCTGCAGTTTGAGCGCTAAGGGCTCAAATTGATAAGGAAAAATACTCTAAAATTGCAGCAGAATTTGTAGAAAAAGAAGAATATCTAGATTTATTAGAAGCAGGGGTTGAGGAATTAATTGTTGAAGACAACACTTATAAAGGCGTTGTGATTGACACTGGTGAAAAATTATATTCAAAAGTTGTTGTAATAACAACTGGAACATACATGGCCTCAAAAATTCTTCGTGGTAGCGAAGCGATTTCAAGTGGTCCAGACAATGAAAAAACAACTTCAACACTGTCAAATTCCTTAAAAAAACACGGTTTTAACCTTCAAAGATTAAAAACCGGAACTCCTCCGCGTATTTGATCAAATTCAATAGATTATAATGAAGTTCAACAAGAAGTCTTAGAAGATATTAATTTAAGTTTTTCATCCCGCTCAAGTGTTATCACACCTAAACAAATCGCCTGTCACTTAACATACACCACTCCCCAAACACACGAATTAATTAATAAAAACTTGCATAAAAGTGCAATGTATTCAGGTTTGATTGAAGGAATTGGGCCAAGATACTGTCCTTCAATAGAAGATAAAATAGTTAAATTCGCTTCCAAAGAAAGACATCAAATATTTTTCGAACCAGAAACAGCCGATGGCACAATAACCTATGTTAATGGATTATCAACTTCTTTGCCAATTGATGTTCAAAAAGAACTAATCAAAACTATTCCTGGACTCAAAAATGCAAAAGTTCAAAAATGAGCTTATGCTATTGAATACGATGCAATAGATCCTTTACAATTACACCCGTCATTGGAAACTAAAATTATTAAAAATTTATTTACTGCTGGACAAATAAATGGAACCAGCGGCTACGAAGAGGCCGCTGGCCAGGGTTTAATCGCTGGTATTAATGCAGGTTTAAAAATTATCGCTAAAGAGCCAATAGTTATTCTGAGAAATCACGGATATTTGGGCGTTTTGATTGATGATTTAGTCACAAAAGGCACTAAAGAACCTTATCGCATGCTAACTTCACGAGCTGAATATAGACTTCTTCTTCGTAATGATAATGCAGATATACGACTTGCTGAATACGGCTTGTATGCAGGTACAATTTCACAAAAACAATACGATGAGGTAATTGAAAAATACAAATTAATTGACGATGAAATTGAACGTTTACACTCAACATATCTTTCTGGCAAGTCAGAAATAGCTCACAAATACAAAATTTATGATGGCGTAACAATGCTAAAAGTTTTATCTCGCCCCGATGTCGATCCAGATGACATTATTCCTGACTTCAAATATAAACGCGAACTAACCATAATGGTTAGATTGCATGGCTATATCGAAAAACAAAAAACAGATGCAAGCAAAATGGTGCGTCTAGAAAATCTAAAAATTCCTGTTAATATTGACTACGAAAACATAAAAAATATTGCAACCGAAGCAAGACAAAAACTCTCTAAAATCCGCCCTCAAACTATTGGGCAAGCAAGTAGAATCAGCGGCATTAACCCTGCTGATATTCAAATGCTAATGTTTCATATTGAAAGTAACAAAAATGAAAAAAATTAG
- a CDS encoding carbohydrate ABC transporter permease, with the protein MNKTHEKKVWNIVQITLLVAPLLICILVFTIIPIILTFQKSLKFYPYQSNKTIYSYNFGNYKNIFNDPQFGSAILNTTLALFLGTATSMILALIFAIIVEHLVSKRARSAFLTLIYSQFFISSFAVGIAFTMFFGSKSLFFKLIRTEYGFTSGSKRLPIWLYYSIFQTWRSLPFNLVLFASAINRGNIKYTKLSLNDKLTIWQKTKYIYFNEIQKVFFAILFTNFIFAALLLPDAIVEKSYNIDVHQAHTLTSYTIKFAGGGANPVLKFEKGYASAFFSFAYLVFLLMLILMLLPSSIRKFIRFIKFKKTKRNKAKVVKNEL; encoded by the coding sequence ATGAATAAAACACACGAAAAAAAAGTATGAAATATTGTTCAAATAACACTTTTGGTAGCGCCACTGTTGATTTGCATACTTGTTTTTACTATTATTCCGATAATTCTTACGTTTCAAAAATCATTAAAGTTCTATCCATATCAGTCTAATAAAACAATATATTCATATAATTTTGGTAACTACAAAAACATTTTTAATGACCCGCAATTTGGTTCTGCAATTTTAAATACAACCTTAGCACTATTCTTGGGTACTGCAACATCAATGATTTTAGCATTGATTTTTGCAATCATAGTTGAACATTTGGTGTCTAAAAGAGCGAGAAGTGCTTTTTTAACTCTGATCTACTCACAATTTTTTATTTCTAGTTTTGCGGTTGGTATCGCTTTTACAATGTTTTTTGGTAGTAAAAGTCTTTTTTTTAAATTAATTAGGACTGAATATGGATTTACTAGTGGATCAAAAAGACTTCCTATATGACTATATTATTCAATTTTTCAAACTTGAAGATCGCTACCTTTTAATCTAGTTTTATTTGCCTCGGCAATTAATCGAGGAAACATTAAATATACAAAACTTAGTTTAAATGATAAATTAACCATCTGACAAAAAACTAAATATATTTATTTCAATGAAATACAAAAGGTATTTTTTGCAATACTATTCACTAATTTTATTTTTGCCGCATTGCTGTTACCTGATGCAATTGTGGAAAAAAGTTACAATATAGACGTTCATCAAGCTCACACGTTAACAAGTTACACAATTAAATTTGCAGGCGGTGGCGCAAATCCTGTGTTAAAGTTTGAAAAAGGTTATGCATCAGCTTTTTTTAGTTTCGCTTATTTAGTGTTCTTATTAATGTTAATTTTAATGTTGCTGCCATCATCAATTAGAAAGTTTATTAGATTTATTAAATTTAAAAAGACTAAGAGAAATAAAGCGAAGGTGGTAAAAAATGAGCTTTAA
- a CDS encoding ABC transporter ATP-binding protein — MSKKTEKRLKKLKDSNLSVEEKSLITLQSQTSEYVVETKVNKNNIFDVIDASGSARNIIAPRSVCSYIKRIASKKRRKDGGELAKNSGDNIIEVKNVSKYYVTGQTITKVLSHIDIEIKQGEIVLILGVSGGGKSTLLNLISGLDRPTLGDVIVDNMNFPYYSDRALTKFRRDKVSFIFQNYNLLENLNAFDNVMTGVWLQKDKKRRLNLEELFNRYEMAEEINKFPPQMSGGQQQRVSIMRALAKNAPIIFADEPTGALDEKTTRIVLNSLYKANREWNTTVVMVSHNPAMSAMCHRIINIDKGIIKSVEINKNPLHPDQIGLYNE, encoded by the coding sequence ATGAGTAAAAAGACTGAAAAAAGACTGAAAAAACTTAAAGATAGCAATCTTTCAGTTGAAGAAAAATCATTAATAACCTTGCAATCTCAAACCTCTGAGTATGTTGTTGAAACTAAGGTTAATAAAAATAATATTTTTGATGTTATAGACGCAAGCGGGAGTGCTCGCAATATAATTGCACCAAGAAGTGTTTGTTCTTACATTAAGCGTATTGCATCAAAAAAACGTCGGAAAGATGGAGGAGAATTAGCTAAAAATAGTGGCGATAATATTATTGAAGTTAAAAATGTGAGTAAATATTATGTAACTGGCCAAACTATAACCAAAGTTTTAAGTCATATTGATATTGAAATTAAGCAAGGAGAAATAGTACTTATCTTAGGTGTTAGTGGTGGTGGTAAATCAACATTATTAAACTTAATTTCAGGATTAGATCGCCCTACGTTAGGTGATGTTATAGTTGATAATATGAATTTCCCTTATTATTCTGATCGTGCATTGACAAAGTTTAGACGTGATAAAGTGAGCTTTATATTTCAAAACTATAATCTCTTAGAAAATCTAAACGCCTTTGACAATGTTATGACGGGAGTTTGATTGCAAAAAGACAAAAAAAGACGTCTAAATTTAGAAGAGTTGTTTAATCGCTATGAAATGGCGGAAGAAATTAATAAATTTCCTCCACAGATGTCTGGCGGGCAACAACAAAGAGTTTCGATTATGAGAGCTTTAGCAAAAAATGCACCAATAATCTTCGCTGACGAGCCAACAGGGGCATTAGACGAAAAAACCACTAGAATAGTCTTAAACTCTCTATATAAAGCTAACAGAGAATGGAACACAACAGTAGTAATGGTAAGTCATAATCCGGCGATGAGTGCAATGTGCCATCGTATTATTAATATTGATAAAGGTATAATAAAAAGTGTTGAGATTAATAAAAATCCGCTTCATCCAGATCAAATTGGATTATACAATGAATAA
- the tig gene encoding trigger factor, with amino-acid sequence MPKKSITIDENKVEIKKSIKLEGKIWEEFQSKATAGLTKNLKINGFRKGKVPANIALKHISEATILQTALNNYMNSEYKNILDEFKKETTRLVAVEPRVNVKSISREVVDFEVIYPLDADLSKISDKDVKVKFELPKVTDADVKKYIEDKLKETALQMPLDKKEKTALGDTVTLNYKGYVNDEAFDGGQAEKFELKLGSKTFIDTFEDQLVGKTIGYKGEVVVTFPKEYPVDKLAGQKATFDVEILDAKRPEKSELTEENLYILRAGQSKTVEEAKNVLKWVILNNEIEFSLNKYIETYVSETLAKNDVKINDIFIHYQVAQKRQQVIEQLKQQGIKFDEYLKVLDKTEAEFNELVFKEEKQAVAFSMVAQHLLGAVSDKNQEVTTEELTNWANTMSMSTGLPASFLSGFFMQDENNKTQMTQRLLEKRHIKALLAAKDSEAATKLSKLEEELNSEAAKIAEEWLKRAEELKSSKEEELAEQAVEKQAELDAKIAAKTKKSSK; translated from the coding sequence ATGCCAAAAAAATCAATCACAATTGATGAAAACAAAGTAGAAATAAAAAAATCAATTAAATTAGAAGGCAAGATTTGAGAAGAATTTCAATCAAAAGCTACTGCCGGATTAACTAAAAATTTAAAAATCAATGGTTTTAGAAAAGGGAAAGTTCCTGCTAATATTGCTTTAAAACACATCTCAGAAGCCACAATTTTACAAACAGCACTTAACAATTACATGAATTCTGAATACAAAAATATTCTTGATGAATTCAAGAAGGAAACAACACGCCTTGTAGCTGTTGAACCTCGTGTTAATGTTAAATCAATTTCAAGAGAAGTAGTTGATTTTGAAGTTATTTATCCACTTGACGCAGACTTATCAAAAATTAGTGATAAAGATGTTAAAGTTAAATTTGAATTACCAAAAGTTACAGATGCAGATGTTAAAAAATACATTGAAGATAAATTAAAAGAAACTGCTCTTCAAATGCCATTAGATAAAAAAGAAAAAACAGCCTTAGGTGATACAGTTACTTTGAATTACAAAGGGTACGTAAATGATGAAGCATTTGATGGTGGGCAAGCCGAAAAATTTGAATTAAAATTAGGTTCAAAAACATTCATTGACACTTTTGAAGACCAACTTGTTGGAAAAACTATTGGTTATAAAGGTGAAGTGGTTGTTACATTCCCGAAAGAATATCCAGTAGATAAATTAGCGGGGCAAAAAGCAACATTTGATGTTGAAATTTTAGACGCTAAAAGACCTGAAAAATCAGAACTTACTGAAGAAAACTTATATATTCTAAGAGCAGGACAATCAAAAACTGTTGAAGAAGCTAAAAATGTGCTTAAATGAGTAATTTTGAACAATGAAATTGAATTCTCGCTGAATAAATACATTGAGACATATGTTTCAGAAACATTAGCTAAAAACGATGTTAAAATCAATGATATTTTCATCCATTACCAAGTAGCGCAAAAACGTCAACAAGTTATAGAACAACTAAAACAACAAGGAATTAAGTTTGATGAATACCTTAAAGTTCTAGACAAAACTGAAGCAGAATTTAATGAACTTGTGTTCAAAGAGGAAAAACAAGCAGTAGCCTTTTCAATGGTTGCTCAACACCTTCTAGGGGCTGTATCGGATAAAAATCAAGAAGTAACTACTGAAGAACTTACAAATTGAGCTAATACAATGTCAATGTCAACAGGATTACCTGCAAGCTTTTTATCAGGATTCTTCATGCAAGACGAAAACAACAAAACTCAAATGACACAACGTCTTCTTGAAAAGAGACATATTAAAGCTTTATTAGCTGCTAAAGACAGCGAAGCGGCTACAAAACTTTCTAAACTAGAAGAAGAATTAAATTCTGAAGCTGCTAAGATTGCTGAAGAATGATTAAAAAGAGCAGAAGAATTAAAATCATCAAAAGAAGAAGAATTAGCTGAACAAGCTGTTGAAAAACAAGCTGAACTAGATGCTAAGATTGCAGCTAAAACTAAAAAATCATCTAAATAA
- a CDS encoding ABC transporter ATP-binding protein, giving the protein MVLKELKDEYNLVNIKDLKFKYNKKSKNYDLIIPELRIKEGQIVSLLGPSGSGKTTLLNILLGYLKPESGKITIKNSPKIHEIAYIMQENSIYENVSVFNNIFLSARNNRKWIDSSRIRYFDSFFEEYINFNLLEKYMQYASVLYCENNNFLKKKWRYFKFWWQIFFAKNLPSKFKILKDLKLKNLFKTELQEVAKKLGIDHLIHKNVNELSGGQKQRVAFAKGIIKKTNLVLMDEPFSALDAKIKESTIDWLLKIKKEFNLSIIIVTHDQEDAMKISDQIILLDKGQVQQFSTGGEMYENPNNLFVAKFIGSPEINFIEKNDKKSFYIRQNKVQVKQVNNGKYKVVGKKDFGDRVHYQIEINPENIWTVILKDESIAVGKRVNIKYLKSDVLVFDKNGERLYE; this is encoded by the coding sequence ATGGTGTTAAAAGAATTAAAAGATGAGTACAATCTTGTAAATATAAAAGATTTAAAGTTCAAATACAATAAAAAGTCAAAAAATTATGATCTTATTATTCCAGAGCTACGGATAAAAGAAGGACAAATAGTATCGTTGCTAGGGCCATCGGGTTCTGGTAAGACAACGCTTTTAAATATTTTATTAGGTTATTTAAAACCGGAATCCGGAAAGATAACAATAAAAAATAGTCCAAAAATACACGAAATCGCTTATATTATGCAGGAGAATTCAATTTATGAAAACGTCTCTGTTTTCAATAACATATTTTTAAGTGCTCGGAACAATAGAAAGTGAATCGACAGTTCAAGAATAAGATATTTTGATTCTTTTTTTGAAGAATACATTAATTTCAATTTATTAGAAAAATATATGCAGTATGCATCTGTATTGTATTGCGAAAATAACAATTTTTTAAAGAAAAAATGACGTTATTTTAAATTTTGATGGCAGATTTTCTTTGCAAAAAATTTACCATCAAAATTTAAAATTTTAAAAGATTTAAAGTTGAAAAATTTGTTTAAAACAGAACTTCAAGAGGTTGCAAAAAAATTAGGTATTGACCATTTAATACACAAAAATGTAAATGAATTATCAGGTGGACAAAAACAAAGGGTTGCATTTGCAAAAGGTATTATCAAAAAAACAAACTTAGTTTTAATGGATGAACCATTTTCAGCTCTTGACGCCAAAATTAAAGAGTCGACTATTGATTGGCTGTTAAAAATTAAAAAAGAATTTAATTTAAGCATAATTATTGTCACCCACGATCAGGAAGATGCAATGAAAATAAGCGATCAAATTATTTTGCTTGACAAAGGCCAAGTACAACAATTTTCAACTGGTGGGGAAATGTATGAAAATCCTAATAATCTATTTGTAGCTAAATTTATTGGGTCTCCTGAAATTAATTTTATTGAGAAAAATGATAAAAAGTCGTTTTATATTCGCCAAAATAAAGTCCAAGTCAAGCAAGTGAATAATGGTAAATATAAAGTTGTTGGTAAAAAAGATTTTGGTGATCGAGTACACTACCAAATAGAAATAAATCCTGAAAACATTTGAACAGTAATTTTAAAAGATGAATCTATTGCGGTTGGCAAGCGTGTAAATATTAAATATTTAAAATCCGATGTTCTTGTTTTTGACAAAAATGGAGAAAGGTTATATGAATAA
- a CDS encoding TrmH family RNA methyltransferase, producing the protein MNKIISSTSNNLIKKIAKILAKGDKDYFVIEGLNFIKEAINSGAKIKYIFELTTQNNFTNSIKITESVLRKITFTSNPQGCVALITKPLSKKNGKNIVFCDNVQDPGNIGTIIRSALAFGYDTIFTNINTYNPKILRATQGAIFKINIINYKNAEDELKILKNTHKIYISTLSNDAENIEKIKFPIHNKVIVLGNEGHGVSEELYKYADNKIYIPIDFESLNVAVAAGIILHRSRK; encoded by the coding sequence ATGAATAAAATAATTTCTAGCACTTCAAATAATTTAATCAAGAAAATAGCAAAAATACTTGCAAAAGGTGATAAAGATTATTTTGTAATAGAGGGTTTAAATTTCATTAAAGAAGCGATAAATTCTGGTGCAAAAATAAAATACATTTTTGAATTAACAACACAAAACAATTTTACAAATAGCATTAAAATTACCGAAAGTGTGTTGAGAAAAATAACATTTACATCAAACCCACAAGGTTGCGTAGCTCTAATCACTAAACCATTAAGCAAAAAAAATGGTAAAAATATAGTTTTTTGTGATAATGTTCAAGACCCGGGGAATATCGGGACAATAATTCGTTCTGCCTTAGCATTTGGATATGACACAATATTTACCAACATTAATACATACAACCCAAAAATACTTAGAGCTACACAGGGTGCTATTTTTAAAATAAATATAATTAATTATAAAAACGCTGAGGATGAATTAAAAATACTGAAAAATACTCATAAAATTTACATATCTACACTTTCAAACGATGCTGAAAATATTGAAAAAATTAAATTCCCAATCCACAATAAGGTTATTGTTTTAGGTAATGAGGGGCACGGAGTTAGTGAAGAATTATATAAATATGCTGATAATAAAATTTATATTCCAATTGATTTCGAAAGTTTAAATGTGGCTGTCGCTGCCGGAATAATATTACATAGAAGTAGGAAATAA
- a CDS encoding HAD family acid phosphatase: MNKNLKLILSTSTFFALPVFAISCQKESKNNPKSLSELSKIINNLSNDEKVQLVSRLKISTDDKAKLIQQFNQGAGIASSIIWYMKSAEQRTASLQAYTLATQAFDNLKKKNTEGFDYSKVNKETGVVSNPESTKAIPVVFMDLDETVFINEYAEAYGVVKNNGVFSSSEKEKTDAEGKRKAVPGAIKFIQHVFDNGGIVLFNSNIDQKQHVIEGIKKNLEGAGLPKKYIHDWMFWCRGVVPTDAEGKFSDKTPWLTAFEAYKQNKKTQKVSKNKRMNAVTDNIDGWDFSKSQQGAGNKVVGKVIMKIGDDYSDFFDDAYKPLENNSKTVEFSKKPEIETLFTNINGADGVKVTGEGERAKIEKLNWAQFNVQIPGNGMYGSWSKEYNNAQYMELWEALKEIIEKK, from the coding sequence GTGAATAAAAATCTTAAGTTAATTCTTTCAACATCAACATTTTTTGCACTACCCGTTTTTGCTATTTCTTGTCAAAAAGAAAGCAAAAACAATCCAAAATCATTGAGTGAATTATCTAAAATAATAAATAATTTAAGTAATGATGAAAAGGTTCAGCTTGTCTCACGTTTAAAAATATCAACAGATGACAAAGCTAAATTAATTCAACAGTTTAATCAAGGCGCTGGAATTGCTTCATCAATAATTTGATATATGAAATCTGCTGAGCAACGTACAGCATCATTACAAGCATATACATTAGCAACCCAAGCTTTTGACAATCTTAAAAAGAAAAATACTGAGGGTTTTGACTATTCAAAAGTAAATAAAGAAACAGGTGTTGTTTCTAACCCCGAATCAACAAAAGCGATACCAGTTGTTTTCATGGATTTAGATGAAACAGTATTTATAAATGAATACGCTGAAGCTTACGGTGTTGTTAAAAATAATGGCGTCTTCTCATCTTCTGAAAAAGAAAAAACTGATGCCGAGGGGAAAAGAAAAGCTGTTCCTGGTGCTATCAAGTTTATTCAACACGTTTTTGATAACGGAGGAATAGTTTTATTTAACTCAAACATCGATCAAAAACAACACGTTATTGAAGGTATTAAAAAGAATCTTGAAGGGGCTGGCTTACCTAAAAAATACATACACGACTGAATGTTTTGATGTCGTGGAGTTGTGCCAACTGATGCCGAGGGGAAATTTAGCGATAAAACACCTTGACTAACAGCTTTTGAAGCATATAAACAAAATAAAAAAACGCAAAAAGTATCAAAAAATAAACGAATGAATGCAGTTACCGATAATATCGATGGTTGAGACTTTAGTAAATCTCAACAAGGCGCAGGAAATAAAGTTGTGGGTAAAGTTATAATGAAAATCGGGGACGATTATAGTGATTTCTTTGATGATGCTTATAAACCACTAGAAAATAACTCAAAAACAGTTGAATTTTCAAAAAAACCTGAAATTGAAACGTTGTTCACGAACATTAACGGTGCTGATGGTGTAAAGGTTACTGGTGAAGGTGAGCGAGCTAAAATCGAAAAATTAAATTGAGCTCAATTCAATGTTCAAATTCCAGGTAACGGAATGTATGGAAGCTGATCAAAAGAATACAATAACGCTCAATACATGGAATTGTGAGAAGCTCTTAAAGAAATTATTGAGAAAAAATAA